The genomic segment GCTGAGCGGGAGCGTGAGTCAGCGGCGGCCCCCGCTTCCTCCCGcttcattcacaaaaaaaaagccgcggcggccggcggctgcCAGGGCTGCGCCGAGGGTTcccgcgccgccgctcgccccggcgtgcacacgcgtgtgcgtggcGTGTGCGTGGCGTGTGCGTGGCGTGCGCAGCTGCggcccccccccgctgccgctcCGGGGGCTGCTTCGCTATCGCTGCTCCTGGTTTTAGGCGCTTTTAAGCCCGTTTGGGAGCCCGAGGCGGCCTGGGACGCCCGGCGCGGGTGGAGGATGCTGGCGCTGGACCAGGTGCAGCGCAGGTAGGAGAAAGTGGAATCGTTTGGTTTGCAGCCCTGgctcttcccagccctgcccggAGCTCCCGCCAGGAAATTTAggtggaaaaagggagaaaacccGTTGAGGGCAGAGCGGCGGGGCCCCGTGGAGGCTCTCAGGGGGCTGTCGCGTGGCCCCACGCGGTGACGGCAGGAGGCAGCTGGATGCGCCCGGGGACGGGAGCTGCAAATCGCTCCCAACCGGCCGGGGTGCAAAacccaggggggaaaaaataataataaaaaataaagtgcaTGGCCGTGGCGCGGCTCACGCAGCAGGAATGCCGCGCCGGTGAcgcagcgccgagccccgggcAGGCCTGTGCCAGCTCGCTCGCCGGGACAAGCCGCTTCCCGCTCGGCGAGGAGCGCCGCGCTCCATCATCCCCTCCGGCCCCGGGCGGCACCTACCCCCCGCTTCTGGGGTCCCTTTGGGGGCCGCCGGGAGCAGAAAGCGCTCAGCGTCCTGCCAGGATGCGGcccttggggaggaggaggaaggggaaaaggccACTCACCGATTTTTTGGGTCGGCCTCGAGGTTTTCTCCCTGGTGTGACTGCAGCTTTCTGAGCACAGAGCAGggggcaataaaaaaaaagaaagaaaaaaaaggccgtTTCGGTCAGGATGGGGCTGGTGCCCTCCCTCGCCCCCCTCGCGGCAGGCAGCGCCGCCCGGCTGCCTCcggctttcccctccctccctccctccctccccgccgacTGCCAAATTCATCACCCCAGTGGCATCTCCGGGGCTGCCGGACCCCGCAGCGACCCCGGCGCCTGCAGCCAAGTTTCTCCCCCTTCCGCTTCCCCCGTCGCCGCCGTTTTCCAGCGCGGGGAAGGTCCCGGCCCCGTGACTCACGGCACGGGCGCAGGATGTGAGTCGCGTGTTTTGAAAACAGGTTTCTCGCGGGTGCACGCAAACACGCACGCGGTGCGGTGCGCTTCCTCCCCGGCCAGCGCCGGGATGAGCATCCCTCCGGCCCCGGGATGCGGCGGGGGCAGATCGGCCCCGCACCGTCGCCGAGGGGGCGGAAAACGGGGCTGCTCGGCCCCGGCTCTCTCCGTTCCCGCGCCGGCCCTTCCCGAGCACCTACCCTGCCTTTCGGGGTGGCCTTGTTTTTACTGCCCTTGGGTCGTCCGCGCGGCCTCTTGGGGGTCGGCGCCTCGCTGGGCTCCTGCTGGAGGGAGAGCGGCGGGTGCTCAGCGCGGGGCCGTGCCGGGACGCTCCGGGATCCAGCCCCGGGGATCCCGGCTACAGTTTCCCGCGGTGGCTCAGCAGCCAGGCGGATCATCCCGGCCGGGTGCCTCCTTCCACCGGAGCCGCGGGCTGGTGCTTTCCCGCGTGACGGTGGGAAGCGCCGGGATCGGCGTTCGGTCATCGTTTGGGCTTCGCTCCCGGCCTCGTGGGTGACCCGTCCCCGTCCCTCGGCATTCAGGGCTCAGCGCGGCAGGACGGTCCCCGCTCCCTCCCGCTTCCCCCCCCTTAGAAACCACCCGGAGCAGCTAGTGGGTTTCTGCTGTTCCTCAGccccctgttttttcccccctagttTTTTCACCCCCGCTTTAACCAGAAACATCTCAGACCCCGTTACTGGAGCCCGAATCACCCGCTGGGCCGGTTGCACGGCAAAGCACGGGGCAGCGGGCAAGTCCCGCCAGCTGCAGGGGTGCAAAACCCCACCTGTTTCGGGGCACAGACACACCAGCACAGCAAAGGCTCCGGCAGCACCTTATCCCTCCGAGCAGCTTTTGCTAATGTGGCTTTAATCAGTAAGACAGGTTCAgctgcagctggggggggggaggagcgctATAAATGCCACGAGGCCCCTAAGCCTCTCCCTGGGGCGCCCGGGGGTGCGTAGGGTGCTCGGCCAGGGCCTTCGGAGCAGTTTGGGATAGGGTGAATATCAAGTTCATGCTGTGCTGGTGTCGCTAAAGTGCAGCCGCCTCCAGGGCGGaggggggcgagcgggagcgggGGGTGCCGCCAGGCTCCCCGCGGGGATCGGGGGGGctcgcggggcggcagcgcggccgcgtCGCGGCGTCCTCGGGCATCCTCTGCTCTGCCCGGGCTGCCGCTTCCCGCTGCCCTTcggcgaggggccggggccgctgcaaGCAGAGCCGGGGAGGCGGctgccccccctccttcccccggcccggcgcgggacGCGGCTCGCCGTACCTGCGGCTTCTTCCTGGGTCGTCCCCGGCCCCTCTTCTCCGACGCGTCCTTCTCCCCCTTGGAAGCCAGGGCCTGGCCGGCTTTGGCGCTGGACTCGCTCATGCTCCTGGCGGCGGtaaggggggcgaggggggggggggaaaggcgaGGTCAGCGCgttcgctcgctcgctcgcggcGGGTtcgcgcggcgcccgccggcggGGCGAGGAAGTGAgtcagccggggccgggccggctgtGGCAGCTCCGTGCGCGGGCCCCCGCCGGGACGGGGGTGGCAGCGCGGGGGGGGCAGTGACGAGGGTCCGCGtcccccctcccggcccggctGCACCGCTCGACACCCTTTAGCGAAGCCATCGCACGTCTAGAATGAGCAGGCGCTTCCCTACCCTGCTTCCACCCGGATGCCGCTCCGGATGCGGCTTGGAGCGGGGACCAGGGGACCAGCCTGCGCCCGGTGGGCACGTCCAGCATGGCAAAAAACCCCGAAAGCATCCCTAAAGAGACCCCTGCCTCCATTGCTTAAGCTTCCCTTTGCAGGGATAACGCGCTCGGCACCGCCTGCCTCTAGCAGTGCTGGGGTCCCCGGAAGGGGCGATCCGAGGCTTTCCCAAGCCGGGGTGTGCAGGGAAGAGCCGGGcaggctcctgctctgcctcgATGCCCGGCGGGACAGGCGTTACCGGCGCTTGTCCTGGGGACACTGGGCCATCCCCGCTCCAGAGGGCTGGATTGCTTCCCTGCCTAATGGGGAATCTGATGGAGCAAAaggctccctcttcccctccctgcgGCACAGGGAAAAACCTGCTTTTCCAGAGCCGTGAGGCCTCTGGTTCCAGGCGCTCAGCACCCCGGCCGGGAGGACAGGCGCCGGGATGGAAGGAGCAGGATTGCTAAAACAACCGGCTGCTCCGGGGCTTTACAGGCTCGGCGAGAAAAATCACAGCGTTTCTCCGGGGGCCGCGGCACCCTCCCGGCGAGGTGCCCCCGGCATCGCCCGCGAGACCCAGGAGGCTTTCGGGGGCCGCGCTGAGCTTGCGCCCCCCCGAATCCGCACGATAGCGCCGTTCTCCCGGTCTGCGCCGAAAGGGTTAACAACGCTCAGCTTTTAGCAACCGGTTTCAATCCGGACGGTGCCAAACTTGAGCCGGGACAGCGCTGCttccccggccgccgcggggagcgggagggagcgtggccggcgccggccccgggcacGAGCCCCGCGGGCCGCTCGAGGAGGCGCCGGCGCGCGAAGCCCCGCGTCCCCAGCGCAGCCCTTCGAGGCTTTGGGAGAGACGCGCCTCAGCTCCCACTCGGGCTGGAAGTGACTCACgagaacaaaacaacaacaacaaaaaccaccctcggggttttttttgagagagagagagaaagagaaacca from the Apteryx mantelli isolate bAptMan1 chromosome 25, bAptMan1.hap1, whole genome shotgun sequence genome contains:
- the HMGA1 gene encoding high mobility group protein HMG-I/HMG-Y isoform X3, whose protein sequence is MSESSAKAGQALASKGEKDASEKRGRGRPRKKPQQEPSEAPTPKRPRGRPKGSKNKATPKGRKAAVTPGRKPRGRPKKSQDEEEVNISQESSEEEQ
- the HMGA1 gene encoding high mobility group protein HMG-I/HMG-Y isoform X2, with the protein product MSESSAKAGQALASKGEKDASEKRGRGRPRKKPQEPSEAPTPKRPRGRPKGSKNKATPKGRKAAVTPGRKPRGRPKKSQQDEEEVNISQESSEEEQ
- the HMGA1 gene encoding high mobility group protein HMG-I/HMG-Y isoform X1, with amino-acid sequence MSESSAKAGQALASKGEKDASEKRGRGRPRKKPQQEPSEAPTPKRPRGRPKGSKNKATPKGRKAAVTPGRKPRGRPKKSQQDEEEVNISQESSEEEQ